One genomic segment of Natrialbaceae archaeon AArc-T1-2 includes these proteins:
- a CDS encoding VOC family protein — translation MLTGLAWLALEVKYLQRSRRFYEETLDLSVREATDREVRFEAGDTAFVCRRSDGIPRGGLHTHFAFSIPAGEYDDWWDRLADEYDLTEFQFGSARSLYLYDPDGNCVELGQREVTGPGIDGIFEVVLEVESLERARAFYADLGFETVDRGDERTRVRMTGPVDLELWEPQLGLADARGGVHVDLGFETPKPETALEAVEERVRLLERGSDRVVVADPDGHVLAFVSQ, via the coding sequence ATGCTGACCGGCCTGGCCTGGCTCGCCCTCGAGGTCAAATACCTCCAGCGGTCCCGTCGGTTCTACGAGGAGACGCTCGACCTATCGGTACGCGAAGCGACCGACCGCGAGGTCCGCTTCGAGGCCGGCGACACTGCGTTCGTCTGCCGTCGATCCGACGGGATCCCCCGTGGGGGGTTGCACACCCACTTCGCGTTCTCGATCCCGGCCGGCGAGTACGACGACTGGTGGGACCGACTCGCCGACGAGTACGACCTAACGGAGTTTCAGTTCGGATCCGCGCGGTCGCTGTACCTGTACGATCCCGACGGCAACTGTGTCGAACTCGGCCAACGCGAGGTTACGGGACCCGGGATCGACGGGATCTTCGAGGTCGTCCTCGAGGTCGAATCCCTCGAGCGCGCACGCGCGTTCTACGCTGACCTGGGGTTCGAGACGGTCGATCGGGGCGACGAACGCACTCGCGTCCGAATGACCGGTCCTGTCGACCTCGAACTCTGGGAACCTCAGCTCGGGCTGGCCGACGCCAGAGGCGGCGTCCACGTCGACCTCGGATTCGAGACGCCGAAGCCGGAGACAGCGCTCGAGGCGGTCGAAGAGCGGGTGAGACTGCTCGAGCGCGGATCGGATCGGGTCGTGGTCGCCGATCCCGACGGACACGTTCTGGCGTTCGTCTCCCAGTAG